The nucleotide sequence TGCTTCTTGCAGGCATCCTCACAGGATGTGCACAGGGAGATCAAACAAAGCCGGCAGGCGGACAGACAGAACAGGCTGAAAAACAAGATGCCTCCTATCCAGTTACGGTCACAGATGATGCAGGAAACGAAATAACGCTTGAAGAAAAGCCGGAGAAAATCGTCTCCCTGCTTCCAAGCACGACGGAAATCCTTTTCGCTCTCGGACTTCAAGATGAAATTGCCGGAGTATCCGATTATGACAATTACCCAAAAGAAGCTGCACAAAAAGAAAAAGTCGGTGCTCAGGACATGAATGCAGAAAAAATCATTGCCCTTCAGCCTGATCTTGCTTTTCTGCAGGAGTACCATGCACAAAATCACGGCGAAATCATCAAGCAGTTTGAAGCTGCCGGCATAAAGGTTTTTATCGTTGGTTCACAGACTTCATTTGATCAGGTTTACACGGCGATCAGAACGATTGGAAAAGCAACAAACACTTTGGACGAGGCAGACAGGATCATAAAAGACATGGAAGAGAAAGTTGCTTCCATAAAAGAAAAAGCCAAAGAAGTAAAAAACCCAAAACGCGTCTGGATTGAAGTGTCGCCTCAGCCTGAAATCTACACGACAGGCAAAGGAACCTTCATGAACGAAATGCTTGAAATGATCGGCGCAGAAAACGTTGCAGCTTCTGAAGAAGGCTGGGTCAAAATGGATGAGGAGAAAATCGTCAGCAGCAATCCGGACACCATTATCACAACGTATGGCTACTATGTTGAAAACCCTGCAGAGCAAGTCCTTTCAAGAAGCGGGTGGAACTCCATTAAAGCCGTACAGTCGAAACAGGTATTTGATGTAAACAGTGACCTGGTTACCCGTCCGGGACCGCGTCTTGCGGATGGAGCTGAAGAGCTTGGCAGACTTATCTATCCAGACATCTTCAAAAAATAAAAAATGGCTCTTAATGATTGGTGCTATCTGCTTTGCAGCATGCAGCATCCTGTTAGGGGTTTTGGCCGGGGCGGTTCAAGTAACCGTCCCTGATATTTTAACTATTCTTGCCGGCAAGATCTTTCATGTACCGCTGTATGACGGGGAGCAGAGCACAGAAATGATCATCTGGGAAATCAGGTTTTCAAGGGTGATGCTTGCCTTTTTTGTTGGAGCCTCCCTTTCTTTGGCGGGAGCCGCTTTCCAGGGACT is from Bacillus sp. FSL H8-0547 and encodes:
- a CDS encoding ABC transporter substrate-binding protein, whose translation is MKSTTYFTRISLILVLLAGILTGCAQGDQTKPAGGQTEQAEKQDASYPVTVTDDAGNEITLEEKPEKIVSLLPSTTEILFALGLQDEIAGVSDYDNYPKEAAQKEKVGAQDMNAEKIIALQPDLAFLQEYHAQNHGEIIKQFEAAGIKVFIVGSQTSFDQVYTAIRTIGKATNTLDEADRIIKDMEEKVASIKEKAKEVKNPKRVWIEVSPQPEIYTTGKGTFMNEMLEMIGAENVAASEEGWVKMDEEKIVSSNPDTIITTYGYYVENPAEQVLSRSGWNSIKAVQSKQVFDVNSDLVTRPGPRLADGAEELGRLIYPDIFKK